From Deinococcus terrestris, one genomic window encodes:
- the argB gene encoding acetylglutamate kinase: protein MIVKYGGNAMKSPELRRAVAREIAALRAEMPVVVVHGGGPVIERELGARGIPSEFRQGLRVTSPEAMDVVEMALCQLNKQLSQEVGAAVGLMGRDSDLLRAEVLDPALGRVGRVTGVNGALLRTLIGAGLTPVVGCVAVGPDGEALNVNADTAAGAVAGALGEGIVFLTDVDGIYRAYPDPQSLAGHLTRAEAEAGITQGWIAGGMIPKVRAALDALEAGAPFAVIASGMREGVLAAAARGEAGTRLTP from the coding sequence GTGATCGTGAAATACGGCGGCAACGCCATGAAAAGCCCCGAGCTGCGTCGCGCCGTCGCCCGTGAAATCGCGGCCCTTCGCGCCGAAATGCCCGTCGTGGTGGTGCATGGGGGCGGCCCGGTCATCGAGCGCGAATTGGGGGCACGCGGCATTCCCTCCGAGTTCCGGCAGGGGCTGCGGGTCACCTCGCCGGAAGCGATGGACGTGGTGGAGATGGCGCTCTGTCAGCTCAACAAGCAGCTCAGCCAGGAGGTCGGCGCCGCCGTGGGGCTGATGGGCCGCGACAGCGACTTGCTGCGGGCCGAAGTGCTCGACCCCGCGCTGGGGCGGGTGGGGCGTGTCACTGGAGTGAATGGGGCGCTGCTGCGGACCCTGATCGGCGCCGGACTCACCCCGGTGGTGGGCTGCGTGGCGGTCGGGCCGGACGGCGAGGCCCTGAACGTGAACGCGGACACGGCGGCGGGGGCGGTTGCCGGAGCGCTGGGCGAGGGCATTGTCTTTCTCACCGACGTGGACGGCATCTACCGTGCCTACCCCGATCCGCAGAGCCTTGCCGGGCACCTCACCCGCGCCGAGGCCGAGGCCGGAATCACGCAGGGCTGGATCGCGGGCGGCATGATTCCCAAGGTGCGGGCGGCACTGGATGCATTGGAGGCCGGAGCCCCCTTCGCCGTGATCGCCAGCGGGATGCGGGAGGGCGTCCTCGCGGCGGCGGCGCGGGGGGAAGCGGGGACGCGGCTCACGCCCTGA
- a CDS encoding GNAT family N-acetyltransferase — protein sequence MKPPILPTELRTPRLLLRPPHPDDAPAIHAAIQASLPELRRWMIWAQAPLDLAGTVENLTRAAADYAAGENLRLHVWSADGRKFIGSSGYHALDWRVPRGEIGYWIATPHAGQGYATEVARALTDLALRSQEDSGLGFRRLEIRTDARNERSARIPRALGYTLDATLRNDAVAADDPAELRDTLVFSLTR from the coding sequence ATGAAACCTCCGATTCTCCCCACCGAACTCCGCACCCCGCGCCTGCTCCTGCGTCCGCCCCACCCCGACGACGCCCCGGCGATTCACGCCGCCATTCAAGCCTCCCTCCCCGAGTTGCGGCGCTGGATGATCTGGGCGCAGGCCCCCCTCGACCTCGCCGGGACGGTGGAGAACCTGACCCGCGCGGCGGCGGACTACGCGGCGGGTGAAAATCTGCGGCTGCACGTCTGGAGCGCGGACGGGCGCAAGTTTATCGGCAGCAGCGGCTACCACGCGCTGGACTGGCGGGTGCCCAGGGGCGAGATCGGGTACTGGATCGCCACTCCACACGCCGGGCAGGGCTACGCGACCGAGGTGGCCCGTGCCCTGACCGACCTCGCCCTGCGCTCGCAGGAGGACAGCGGCCTGGGCTTTCGCCGCCTGGAAATCCGCACGGACGCCCGCAACGAACGCAGCGCCCGCATTCCCCGTGCTCTGGGGTACACGCTCGACGCGACGCTGCGGAACGACGCCGTAGCGGCGGATGACCCTGCGGAGTTGCGGGACACGCTGGTGTTCAGCCTGACGAGGTAG